In Scleropages formosus chromosome 6, fSclFor1.1, whole genome shotgun sequence, the genomic stretch CTGGAAACATCTGAAACCGTTACGGTCAAATTGAAACGAGTGCGTTCTCTCAAGGGGACGTTTCAATGTGGGTAAACGAAATaacggctggggggggggaggagggaccGGTGCTAGAGTTCGTCGCGATGGCGCGGCTCCACGCTCGTCTTGATGAACACGCCCTCCATGGCCTTCCAGTAGTTGTGATGGTTGGCGCTGGGCATGCCGTGCACTTCCCGCTGGCCCCGGATGGGATGGCTGTACTGCTCCCCCGTCACGCTGAGGAACACGTCCGTGCCCTTGTGCTTGAAACGCACGGCCTCGTCCCTCTCCCAATGGGTGCCGCTGCACTGCACCGTCCACACGTCCAAGTCGTCCCCTTCCCCATTCTCCCCGAAAGCACTCACCTCCTAAAGGCAGGGAGGGCCAGACGCCACCGGTTCACTTCCACGGCACAATCGGTCCAAATCAGAGCAACCCCTGAGCCTGACCTCCTCATTCCCTACTAATTCCAACACGATCAATCCCTCGCTTCCTTTAGCAGACTGGTGACCAGCTACGTATTTTTGCTCTTTACTCCACGAATTTAAACTTGTCATTCTGAATAAGAGTAATAAGcagaatttctttattttttttgttgagcaCAGAAAGACATTACATTGACATTCATTAgagctggcgcttttctccaaagccacttacagcgttaaggttacaattattagaTACAAgcgtacaattatttaaccatttatacagctgtgtaactttaccggagcaatttagggtaagtaccttgctcaaaggtactgcagtcGGAGGTGGGGAACGGACCTGGGAACTTCGGATCCAAAATCagtatctctaaccactacgctaccagccggcTCTGTCGTTCCGCAGCGTGCCGAGTACCGGCAAGGCGACACCGGCGGTACCGTAACGTACACGGTAATCACTTACCTGGTTGCTTGACAAAGGAGAGGCGAAATGGTGAGTGTGGAGGTTTCGtcccgtgttcatgtgggtgAGGCGTATGGCCTGGCCGCACTTGATGGGCGCCCCTCGCTGACAGGGCTCATTGGGCTTTCCCCGGACGCGCCAGTAACTGTTGGCATCATCTGCACTCTCCACCCCAGTGACCGACTGCTGCCCACTACCTACAGGTAACGGGAACACCGCCGGCTGTCACGTCCGCTGATGAATAATGGCGAGAAGTGCTGTCCCAAAATCCATATATCACCGTCACTAACAATGCTCCGCTATTAAAAGTTGATTAGcgggttacatttacatttatttatttagcagacacttctcaccaaagcaccttccaatgaactctatgtagtgtaatcagcccacacaccttattcaccatggtgacttacactgctaggtacactacttacgctcggtcactcatccatacatcagtggaacacacacacagtctctctgtcactcacactatgggggaacctgaacagcatgtctttggagtgtgggaggaaaccagagcacccggaggaattccacacagacacggggagaacatgcaaactctacacggACTGAGGatgaatcgaacccacgtcctctcgcaccacccaggcgctgtgagacagcagcactactcgctgcgccaccgtgccgccgcCGGaggtttcccttttctttcttttttttttttgggggggatggATTATTTTGCAAATCTCTCACTGCCATCCGACGGTACGAGAGAACGCCAGTTTGGTCcgcgctcagtctgtgtgacgtGTGTATGTTCGCCCCGCATTCGCCACCGCGCTATTTCGTGTGGAAAAAGGGACTGAACAATTACTGGTACCCAACAATCAGTGTTCTTTCTCCACCTTAAGGTAACGCGTTCATGAAAAACTGTTCGTAAAACACGAACTCTCGTAACTCAAAAACCTGATTAACATAACTTGCAACGGTGAAAAACATGAGCCATAAAACTGAGACCATGCACACTGAAATATCAGCAAATCACATAACAATGGACACTGCTGTATCAAATAAACACGAATATGACAATGTAACATAAGAAGGCGTTTtcacttcattaattactctctTACACCATCTTTCTGTCCACCTACACTCATCAAGCTTTTACACCTATTATATCCCATAATTATTTACCGTACACTTGAGGTCtcccaaagaaaaaaatacattaacatcATACTCTTTATGTACTGATTCAGCCTttaattgataaaaaaaaagaaatgaatgcaaatgaatcACAGTCACCAAACAAGTCAacatggtgtctcacagcacctgggctgcgcTATTTGACacgggttcgattcctgctcagtgtgtgtggactttgcGTGTTCCCTCCATGTTCGTGTTTCAGGGAAATCAGTTATTCCAACTTggctcattttgtgtgtgtgtgtgtgtgtgttttgctctgcTATAGAGATGGATGAGTGATAGCGGGGAGTTTAGTATCATGTATCTAGcaccgtaagtcaccttggatgaaaaagATGTcgtttaaatacagtattacagagtattgtaattggagaaaagcatctgctatataaataagcGTAAATGTAAAGGTGTCATGCCGCTCAGGTGTTGGGAGgcatgcaaaatccaaattcagtccttgtaaatgcaaagaaatgcctcgtAACTTAATGTAGGAGTATGAAATGAAACTACATGAAGTTTATCGCCATAATTCGAATCGGTGTATCACTGGGATGACTCTACTAAGCTGCGCAGCCTTTTACGTGGactttacattgattcatttaggagacgcttcTCTCGAAAACAACGTTCAtcaccattccactccctttgcaatttttttccaatcaagtttatattttacagcattttttattttattgtaatatattggtTTTATATATCGGGGGTGccgtgacgcagcgggtttggcctgtgcctgctctccggtgggtctggggttcgagtcccgcttggggtgccttgtgatgggctggcatcctgtcctgggtgtgtcccctccccctccagccctgtgttgccacgttaggctccagttcaccatgaccctcctcaggacaagcagcttttgGTCATTGTATGTATTGGTTTTATTGTCTATATTGTAATATACCActgtattataatatattgcttctttttttatgtagcaccatggtcctggaggaatgttgtttcatttcactgtaccagctgtacatGGTTGAAATGagaataaagccactttgagctgacatctcagagaaaaatatgagtgcattacatcagttGAAGGtgattttaaagatttaaagaCTACAGCCACCTTGAAACACTTCTAAGTATCACTTATCTTGCTGTGTCATTCCTGGATGACTCTGCTTTTACGTTCTGGATCCTTAACCTGCTGGAGGACCCAACGCCTTCGACTGAAAGCCCCCCCACCAGGCTAGACTTTAGTGAGGGTTGCTTCCCCCCGAAGACATCCTTTTGCCATCTGTAAACATAAGGCCAATTTGCATTTCCAAACAAGTCCAGTTGTGTTTAATCTCTCCCTTGAACACTGTCCTAGGAAGACTGAACTTTGGAAAATTTTACTCAAACAAACATCAGTCATGGTCTTTCTGCCTTTCTTATAAAtaagggggggcgggggggaaatCAACCCCACATTCAGAAACAGCTGGTACAGCACTTCttacagctgttgtctttgggcccaaaggttgcaggtttgaatcctaactccagctataatacccttgagcacagtacctaccctaaatttctccagtaaaattacccagctgtacaaattggtaTATAACTAAGTAACTAAGCCTACAAGTTGTTtttgagagaagcatcagctcaaAGAATAAAAGCAGACAGAGTAAAGAAAACTCCTCCAACAGCCAGTGGAAGGGGTGGGTTGTTTGTGTCCATGACCATCATGAAATCTGAAGATCACCAAGGCATCTTGGGAGCGCAGTGTCCAACTGGCTCTTCTGAATCTTACCTCTTTCTACAGAATCAGcgaaaaatgagaaaagttcAACAAGAGGCGGCGAAACTTCCCAGTGCGGAGAAGCAGATGCATCAAACTGATACAAGAAACTTGCGTTACCGGCCGATTATTGTCTAAACTTGGCTCTGCAGGTGCTAAGTACTGATCCTCGGCTGCTAATAATTATACTATGATTTAACCCATACCTTTTTTCTacacaaaaatgcttttgatTTCGAAACGAATGTTTGATGGCTGTTTGTTTCAGTCTGAAGCTATGAGAGAAAGATGCGCAATTCTCGTCCTTTCTAGTTCCTTTCCGCTCCTTTTTAGCTTTGTGGTCGAAACCCTTCTGGCGGCAACGACGTTTCCACGCAGCTGTGGTCAGTGGCGACACGAACGGAACACGGGGGCAGCGGACAGTTCAGTGCGCGAGGAATCGGAGCGTCGCCACGTGCCGCTCCGTCCGCATCGGCTTCGGCGCGCGGCGCCACACCGACACGTGGGGCCACAGCAGCGCGACACACACGCGCTGCGCGATACGTACAACGACAGCGAGCGATGCGGTTCGGCAGTTCCGAGCGACGATGGCGAGAGCAGGTGTCttactttgaatttaaaaaaaaaaacttaagttaACTGAGCAAGAGGAGAGCGAGCCGTCTTCTGACGATCTGTCACCCGGCGTCACGCTGAAACACGGCAGCAACGCGCGCGGGTGTATTTCGCTACAGTTCAAGCTCTAGTAGGAACGTAACCGATTCGCCACACAAGACGAACTGAAACGCCGCGCGGCGACGAGGGACACGCGCCGTCCAAAACTTACCTGAACCGTATTTAACATCGTGCGAGTGCAGCCGAACATTGTGCCGCGTGTTCAGCAATTTCACGAGGGAACCGCAGGTGACATAATTAAACTCCGTTTCTCCACTTTCGCATTTCAGTGCAATGCAGACTAGCACAGCCAACCGAATGAAGAAGCGCGTGTACCTCATTGTAAACGAGAACAGGTCGGCGAAGCGGTTCTTTGACAAGCTGAAACAAGGAAACGGTGTAAAACCGGACTCGGGGTACCAGCCAATCACAGCTTGACAGGTAGAGTATACGGAAGTAAATGGTCCACATGCTGATCGCTGATTGGTTGTAATGGCGATAGGCGTGACCTACAATCTTTAGCGTCGTGCTGTCCGGTTCTTAGCCGTTCCTGCCGTTGTGTTATTGTCATTGTCGTGGCTTTTGTGTTAATGGTGTTAATCTTTTGTGGAGAACATGGGTCATAGTGGGAGTTCTGCTAATCTCCCCTATTGGTACTGAAATATTACCTAGTGTtgcaatattttcttaaaaattagtCTTTATATTAATACATCGTTAGTTAACATTTtcgtattttttttatttaatttatttatttatttatttacatagaaTATTTTTCTCTATTGTATGAGCTTTGGGTACTATGTGTCCAGGTCTTGGGGAccaaaaaatattcataattgTATTCAAAGGAGTTATGAGGGGCACGTTAACTGGTTTGCTTAAACACTGTAGTGAAAATATCCCCACCATGTTTTCCTATATATTGAACACAGAAAAGAATTTATGAGGACagaacatatattttaatttatccaCAAAATACCACTCTTGTTTGATTTGATTTAGCcagataaaaccaaaaaaaaatcactttataaattatttatcttggctatataaaaaatattcaaatattatttaacaatgtaatattaatgattattgcaatacatatatatttttttaaactagtttGTCTACTTGTGGCATGCAAAGTATCCAGTAACATGGTGTCTGATTTAAGAGTCTTACAGTATAACGTATGTCTAGAAAAATCTTTAAATTtaaagctaaatgaaaatatttttccaagatCAATCA encodes the following:
- the sdf2l1 gene encoding stromal cell-derived factor 2-like protein 1, which encodes MRYTRFFIRLAVLVCIALKCESGETEFNYVTCGSLVKLLNTRHNVRLHSHDVKYGSGSGQQSVTGVESADDANSYWRVRGKPNEPCQRGAPIKCGQAIRLTHMNTGRNLHTHHFASPLSSNQEVSAFGENGEGDDLDVWTVQCSGTHWERDEAVRFKHKGTDVFLSVTGEQYSHPIRGQREVHGMPSANHHNYWKAMEGVFIKTSVEPRHRDEL